In one window of Escherichia coli DSM 30083 = JCM 1649 = ATCC 11775 DNA:
- the gspF gene encoding type II secretion system inner membrane protein GspF — translation MNYRYRAMTQDGQKLQGIIDANDERQARLRLREEGLFLLDIRPQKSSGVKTRRPRISHSELTLFTRQLATLSAAALPLEESLAVIGQQSSNNRLADVLNQVRSAILEGHPLSDALQHFPTLFDSLYRTLVKAGEKSGLLAPVLEKLADYNENRQKIRSKLIQSLIYPCMLTTVAIVVVIILLTAVVPKITEQFVHMKQQLPLSTRILLGLSDTLQRTGPTLLATVFIVAVGFWLWLKRGNNRHRFHAMLLRVALIGPLICAINSARYLRTLSILQSSGVPLLDGMNLSTESLNNLEIRQRLANAAENVRQGNSIHLSLEQTAIFPPMMLYMVASGEKSGQLGTLMVRAADNQETLQQNRIALTLSIFEPALIITMALIVLFIVVSVLQPLLQLNSMIN, via the coding sequence ATGAATTATCGCTATCGCGCCATGACCCAGGATGGTCAAAAATTGCAGGGGATCATTGATGCTAACGATGAACGTCAGGCACGACTGCGGCTGCGTGAAGAAGGGCTTTTCCTGTTGGATATTCGCCCCCAAAAAAGTTCGGGAGTAAAAACACGTCGCCCGAGGATCAGCCATAGTGAACTAACGCTTTTCACCCGGCAGTTGGCAACCTTAAGCGCAGCGGCATTACCCCTGGAAGAGAGCCTTGCCGTAATTGGTCAACAAAGCAGTAATAATCGACTGGCTGACGTGTTAAATCAGGTACGCAGCGCCATCCTTGAAGGGCATCCCCTTTCCGATGCGTTACAACATTTTCCCACGCTTTTCGATTCGCTCTACCGTACCCTGGTAAAAGCGGGCGAAAAGAGCGGTCTGCTGGCCCCGGTGTTGGAAAAGCTGGCTGATTACAATGAAAACCGGCAGAAAATCCGCAGCAAGCTCATTCAGTCACTGATCTACCCCTGCATGCTCACTACGGTGGCGATTGTGGTCGTGATTATTCTCCTCACTGCTGTCGTGCCCAAAATTACCGAACAGTTCGTGCATATGAAGCAGCAACTGCCACTGAGTACACGCATTCTTTTAGGTCTGAGCGACACGTTGCAACGTACCGGCCCGACATTATTAGCGACAGTATTTATTGTCGCTGTGGGTTTCTGGCTCTGGTTAAAACGCGGCAATAACCGCCACCGTTTTCATGCCATGTTACTGCGCGTTGCGCTCATCGGCCCGCTGATTTGCGCCATTAACAGCGCACGCTATCTCCGCACTTTAAGTATTTTGCAATCCAGCGGCGTCCCTCTGCTGGATGGGATGAATTTGTCCACCGAAAGCCTCAACAACCTCGAAATTCGCCAGCGCCTGGCAAATGCGGCAGAAAACGTTCGCCAGGGTAACAGCATTCATCTTTCACTGGAACAAACCGCAATTTTCCCGCCGATGATGCTCTACATGGTGGCCTCTGGCGAAAAAAGCGGGCAACTCGGCACGTTAATGGTCAGAGCCGCAGATAACCAGGAGACACTCCAACAAAATCGGATCGCCTTAACGCTCTCCATCTTCGAGCCAGCACTCATTATTACGATGGCACTGATCGTCCTGTTTATTGTCGTGTCGGTACTCCAACCTCTTCTTCAACTTAACTCAATGATTAATTAA
- the gspE gene encoding type II secretion system ATPase GspE, with amino-acid sequence MRIHSPYPASWALAQRIGYLYSEGEIIYLADTPFERLLDIQRQVGQCQTMTSLSQADFEARLEAVFHQNTGESQQIAQDIDQSVDLLSLSEEMPANEDLLNEDSAAPVIRLINAILSEAIKETASDIHIETYEKTMSIRFRIDGVLRTILQPNKKLAALLISRIKVMARLDIAEKRIPQDGRISLRIGRRNIDVRVSTLPSIYGERAVLRLLDKNSLQLSLNNLGMTAADKQDLENLIQLPHGIILVTGPTGSGKSTTLYAILSALNTPGRNILTVEDPVEYELEGIGQTQVNTRVDMSFARGLRAILRQDPDVVMVGEIRDTETAQIAVQASLTGHLVLSTLHTNSASGAVTRLRDMGVESFLLSSSLAGIIAQRLVRRLCPQCRQFTPVSPQQAQMFKHHQLAVTTIGTPVGCPHCHQSGYQGRMAIHEMMVVTPELRAAIHENVDEQALERLVRQQHNALIKNGLQKVIRGDTSWDEVMRVASATLENEA; translated from the coding sequence ATGAGAATTCACTCACCGTACCCCGCCAGTTGGGCGCTGGCACAACGAATTGGTTATCTCTATTCAGAGGGCGAGATTATTTATCTCGCCGATACGCCATTCGAACGGTTACTCGATATTCAACGTCAGGTTGGCCAGTGCCAGACCATGACCAGCTTGTCACAGGCTGATTTTGAAGCCCGGCTGGAAGCGGTGTTCCATCAGAATACCGGTGAGTCGCAACAGATTGCGCAAGATATCGATCAATCCGTCGATCTTCTCTCGCTTTCGGAAGAGATGCCCGCAAATGAAGATCTCCTGAATGAAGATTCAGCGGCACCGGTTATCCGCTTGATCAATGCTATTTTGAGTGAGGCCATCAAAGAAACCGCCTCCGATATCCACATTGAAACCTATGAAAAAACAATGTCGATCCGTTTTCGCATCGACGGCGTTTTGCGGACAATTTTACAGCCAAACAAAAAACTGGCGGCACTGCTTATCTCCCGAATTAAGGTCATGGCTCGTCTTGATATCGCCGAAAAACGTATTCCACAGGATGGACGTATTAGTTTGCGTATCGGGCGACGTAACATAGATGTCCGCGTATCCACACTGCCGTCCATCTATGGTGAACGCGCCGTGCTCCGTCTGCTGGATAAAAACAGCCTCCAGCTTTCATTGAACAACCTGGGGATGACGGCAGCGGATAAACAGGATTTAGAAAATCTCATCCAGCTTCCACACGGTATTATCCTGGTGACCGGACCGACAGGCTCCGGTAAAAGTACCACGCTCTACGCCATTCTTTCGGCGCTGAATACTCCCGGCCGCAATATTCTGACGGTAGAAGATCCCGTGGAATATGAACTGGAAGGCATAGGACAAACGCAGGTGAATACCCGTGTGGATATGTCTTTCGCTCGCGGCCTGCGCGCCATACTTCGCCAGGACCCGGATGTCGTCATGGTGGGGGAAATTCGTGATACAGAAACCGCGCAAATTGCGGTTCAGGCCTCGCTCACCGGCCATCTGGTACTCTCAACACTCCACACTAACAGTGCATCAGGCGCAGTGACCCGGCTCCGCGACATGGGCGTCGAATCATTCCTGCTTTCGTCTTCACTGGCAGGGATTATCGCGCAACGTCTGGTTCGTCGTCTGTGTCCGCAATGCCGACAATTCACGCCTGTATCGCCGCAACAAGCGCAGATGTTTAAACATCATCAGCTCGCGGTGACGACAATTGGCACTCCCGTAGGCTGCCCTCATTGCCATCAATCCGGCTACCAGGGGCGCATGGCGATCCACGAAATGATGGTGGTGACGCCGGAATTGCGGGCCGCTATTCATGAAAATGTGGATGAACAAGCACTGGAGCGACTGGTCCGGCAACAACACAATGCCTTAATCAAAAATGGCCTGCAAAAAGTGATACGCGGTGACACCTCCTGGGATGAGGTTATGCGCGTCGCCAGTGCCACGCTGGAGAACGAAGCATGA
- the gspD gene encoding type II secretion system secretin GspD, with protein sequence MKGLNKITCCLLAALLMPCAGHAENEQYGANFNNADIRQFVEIVGQHLGKTILIDPSVQGTISVRSNDTFSQQEYYQFFLSILDLYGYSVITLDNGFLKVVRSANVKTSPGMIADSSRPGVGDELVTRIVPLENVPARDLAPLLRQMMDAGSVGNVVHYEPSNVLILTGRASTINKLIEVIKRVDVIGTEKQQIIHLEYASAEDLAEILNQLISESHGKSQMPALLSAKIVADKRTNSLIISGPEKARQRITSLLKSLDVEESEEGNTRVYYLKYAKATNLVEVLTGVSEKLKDEKGNSRKPSSTSAMDNVAITADEQTNSLVITADQSVQEKLATVIARLDIRRAQVLVEAIIVEVQDGNGLNLGVQWANKNVGAQQFTNTGLPVFNAAQGVADYKKNGGITSANPAWDMFSAYNGMAAGFFNGDWGVLLTALASNNKNDILATPSIVTLDNKLASFNVGQDVPVLSGSQTTSGDNVFNTVERKTVGTKLKVTPQVNEGDAVLLEIEQEVSSVDSSSNSTLGPTFNTRTIQNAVLVKTGETVVLGGLLDDFSKEQVSKVPLLGDIPLVGQLFRYTSTERAKRNLMVFIRPTIIRDDDVYRSLSKEKYTRYRQEQQLRIDGKSKALIGSEDLPVLDENTFNSHAPAPSSR encoded by the coding sequence ATGAAGGGACTCAATAAAATCACCTGCTGCTTGCTGGCAGCACTACTCATGCCTTGTGCAGGACACGCTGAGAACGAACAATACGGCGCTAACTTCAATAACGCCGATATCCGCCAGTTCGTGGAAATAGTGGGTCAGCATCTTGGCAAAACGATCCTGATCGACCCTTCGGTACAGGGAACCATTTCCGTACGCAGTAATGATACGTTTAGCCAACAGGAGTACTACCAGTTCTTTTTAAGTATTCTTGATCTTTACGGTTATTCCGTGATCACACTGGACAATGGTTTTCTGAAAGTGGTGCGCTCAGCTAATGTAAAAACATCGCCAGGGATGATTGCTGACAGTTCTCGTCCAGGCGTAGGTGATGAGTTGGTCACCCGAATCGTACCGCTTGAGAACGTTCCTGCTCGTGACCTGGCTCCCCTGCTCCGCCAGATGATGGATGCGGGTAGCGTCGGTAATGTTGTGCATTATGAACCCTCCAACGTTCTTATTCTGACCGGTCGTGCCTCCACCATTAATAAACTGATTGAAGTCATAAAGCGCGTTGATGTCATCGGCACAGAGAAGCAGCAAATTATTCATCTGGAATATGCATCAGCGGAAGATCTCGCCGAGATTCTTAATCAATTAATCAGCGAAAGCCACGGTAAAAGCCAGATGCCTGCCCTCCTTTCCGCGAAGATTGTGGCGGATAAGCGAACCAACTCTCTTATCATCAGCGGGCCGGAAAAAGCACGCCAGCGCATAACTTCATTACTGAAAAGCCTTGATGTAGAAGAGAGCGAGGAAGGAAATACCCGGGTCTATTACCTGAAATATGCTAAAGCCACGAATCTGGTGGAAGTGCTAACCGGTGTTTCCGAAAAGCTGAAAGATGAAAAAGGGAATTCGCGTAAGCCTTCTTCTACTTCTGCGATGGATAATGTGGCCATTACCGCCGATGAACAGACCAACTCGTTGGTCATTACCGCTGACCAGTCCGTCCAGGAGAAACTCGCCACGGTAATTGCGCGTCTGGATATTCGCCGTGCACAGGTGCTGGTTGAGGCAATCATCGTCGAAGTTCAGGATGGAAATGGACTCAACCTCGGCGTGCAATGGGCGAATAAAAACGTTGGCGCACAGCAATTTACCAATACGGGATTACCGGTTTTTAACGCTGCGCAAGGTGTAGCTGATTATAAAAAGAATGGCGGGATCACCAGCGCGAATCCTGCCTGGGATATGTTTAGCGCCTACAATGGCATGGCTGCAGGCTTCTTCAATGGCGACTGGGGCGTATTGTTGACTGCGCTGGCCAGTAACAATAAAAATGACATCCTCGCCACCCCGAGCATCGTAACGCTGGATAATAAACTCGCGTCCTTCAACGTTGGTCAGGATGTGCCGGTGCTATCCGGCTCTCAGACCACTTCTGGGGATAACGTCTTTAATACTGTCGAACGCAAAACGGTGGGCACAAAACTCAAAGTCACTCCGCAGGTCAATGAAGGCGACGCGGTACTGCTCGAAATAGAGCAGGAGGTTTCCAGCGTTGACTCTTCGTCTAATTCGACGCTCGGCCCGACATTTAACACCCGTACTATTCAAAACGCCGTGCTGGTTAAAACCGGTGAAACGGTGGTCCTGGGCGGATTGCTGGATGATTTTTCTAAAGAGCAAGTGTCAAAGGTTCCTCTGCTTGGCGATATTCCTTTAGTGGGACAACTCTTCCGCTATACCTCGACCGAGCGCGCTAAACGCAACCTGATGGTATTTATCCGTCCGACGATTATCCGTGACGATGATGTTTATCGCTCACTGTCAAAAGAGAAATACACCCGCTACCGCCAGGAGCAACAGCTGCGAATCGACGGGAAATCAAAAGCGCTGATTGGCTCGGAAGATTTGCCGGTGCTGGATGAGAACACGTTCAACAGTCACGCTCCTGCGCCATCGTCACGGTGA
- the gspC gene encoding type II secretion system protein GspC, whose translation MPTLPFPFHLANHNKDAAINILIIFISIGLIIFNVNYFHTTIVKNEQIINQPTNAFQSEFSLAALWRNENHAGVKDANPVAVNQETPKLSIALNGIVLTSNDETSFVLINEGNEQKRYSLNEALESAPGTFIRKINKTSVVFETHGHYEKVTLHPGLPDIIKQPDSENQNVLADYIIATPIRDGEQIYGLRLNPRKGLNAFTTSLLQPGDIALRINNLSLTHPDEVSQALSLLLTQQSAQFTIRRNGVPRLINVSVAELTGMNGQRNEGTQ comes from the coding sequence GTGCCCACACTACCTTTCCCTTTCCATCTGGCGAATCATAATAAAGATGCTGCCATCAATATATTGATTATATTTATAAGCATAGGGTTGATTATTTTTAATGTGAATTATTTCCATACAACTATAGTTAAAAATGAACAGATCATTAATCAACCAACAAATGCATTTCAGTCTGAATTCAGCCTTGCCGCTTTATGGCGCAACGAAAATCATGCTGGGGTAAAAGATGCAAATCCCGTGGCAGTTAATCAGGAAACACCTAAGCTCTCTATAGCGCTTAATGGCATTGTACTCACATCGAATGATGAGACTTCTTTTGTCTTAATTAATGAGGGGAACGAACAAAAGCGATACTCCCTCAACGAAGCCCTTGAGTCAGCGCCGGGAACGTTTATTAGAAAAATAAATAAAACCAGCGTTGTGTTTGAAACTCACGGGCATTACGAAAAAGTAACTCTCCATCCAGGGCTACCTGACATCATCAAGCAGCCTGATTCGGAAAATCAAAATGTACTCGCCGATTATATTATCGCCACACCTATACGTGATGGAGAACAGATATACGGTCTTCGATTGAATCCTCGTAAGGGTCTCAATGCATTTACCACCAGCTTGCTGCAACCTGGGGATATCGCCCTCAGGATCAATAATCTTTCGCTGACCCACCCTGATGAGGTTTCACAGGCATTAAGTTTACTGCTAACTCAACAAAGTGCTCAGTTTACAATTCGTCGCAACGGCGTACCCCGCTTGATAAATGTTTCCGTCGCGGAACTTACAGGAATGAATGGACAGCGCAATGAAGGGACTCAATAA
- the gspA gene encoding type II secretion system protein GspA — MSTRREVILSWLREKRQTWRLCYLLGEAGSGKTWLAQQLQKDKHRRVITLSLVVSWQGKAAWIVTDDNAAEQGCRDSAWTRDEMAGQLLHALHRTDSRCPLIIIENAHLNHRRILDDLQRAISLIPDGQFLLIGRPDRKVERDFKKQGIELVSTGRLTEHELKASILEGQNIDQPDLLLTARVLKRIALLCRGDRRKLALAGETISLLQQAEQTRVFTAKQWRMIYRVLGDKRPRKMQLAVVMSGTILALTCGWLLLSSFTAPLPVPAWLIPVTPVVKQDMTKDIAHVVMRDSEALSVLYGVWGYEVPADSAWCDQAVRAGLVCKSGNASLQTLVDQNLPWIASLKVGDKKLPVVVVRVGDATVDVLVGQQTWTLTHKWFELVWTGDYLLLWKMSPEGESTIMRDSSEEEILWLETMLNRALHISTESSAEWRPLLVEKIKQFQKSHHLKTDGVVGFSTLVHLWQVAGESAYLYRDEANISPETTVKGK, encoded by the coding sequence ATGTCTACGAGAAGAGAAGTCATTCTTTCCTGGTTGCGTGAGAAACGTCAGACCTGGCGTCTGTGCTATTTGTTGGGTGAGGCTGGAAGTGGAAAAACCTGGCTGGCGCAGCAACTACAAAAAGATAAACATCGCCGTGTGATTACTTTAAGCCTCGTTGTTTCCTGGCAAGGTAAGGCCGCATGGATCGTTACCGACGATAATGCGGCTGAACAGGGCTGCCGTGACAGCGCCTGGACGCGAGATGAGATGGCGGGTCAATTACTGCATGCACTTCATCGAACTGATAGTCGCTGCCCTCTTATTATTATTGAAAATGCTCACCTGAATCACCGCCGCATACTTGATGATCTCCAACGCGCGATATCTCTTATTCCTGACGGTCAATTTTTGCTGATCGGCAGACCCGATCGAAAAGTTGAACGTGATTTTAAAAAACAGGGCATTGAACTTGTCTCGACAGGTCGTCTGACGGAGCACGAGCTTAAGGCAAGCATCCTTGAAGGTCAGAATATTGACCAGCCCGATCTCCTTTTAACCGCCAGAGTTCTGAAACGGATAGCTTTATTATGTCGGGGAGATCGCAGAAAGCTGGCGCTTGCCGGCGAAACAATTAGCTTATTACAGCAAGCCGAGCAGACCCGCGTTTTCACTGCAAAACAATGGCGAATGATTTACCGCGTATTAGGTGATAAGCGCCCCCGGAAAATGCAGCTTGCCGTGGTGATGAGTGGAACCATTCTCGCACTTACCTGTGGTTGGCTACTGCTGTCCTCTTTCACAGCTCCGTTACCCGTTCCTGCGTGGCTGATACCCGTAACGCCAGTAGTTAAACAAGATATGACTAAGGATATTGCTCATGTGGTGATGCGCGATAGTGAGGCGCTAAGCGTGTTATACGGCGTATGGGGGTACGAGGTTCCAGCCGATTCGGCCTGGTGCGATCAGGCAGTAAGAGCGGGGCTGGTATGTAAAAGTGGGAACGCTTCTTTACAAACATTGGTAGATCAGAATTTGCCCTGGATCGCATCGCTTAAAGTCGGGGACAAAAAATTGCCTGTTGTGGTCGTTCGCGTCGGTGATGCTACCGTTGATGTACTCGTAGGGCAGCAAACCTGGACGCTGACACATAAATGGTTTGAGTTGGTATGGACGGGTGATTATCTTCTGTTGTGGAAAATGTCGCCGGAAGGGGAGAGTACCATTATGCGTGATAGCAGCGAGGAAGAGATTCTCTGGCTGGAAACGATGTTAAACCGCGCATTGCATATTTCGACAGAATCTTCGGCAGAGTGGCGTCCCTTGTTGGTAGAAAAAATAAAGCAATTTCAAAAAAGCCATCACTTGAAAACTGACGGTGTTGTTGGCTTTTCAACGTTAGTACATCTCTGGCAGGTGGCGGGGGAGAGTGCCTACTTATATCGGGATGAAGCAAATATTTCCCCAGAAACAACAGTGAAGGGGAAATGA
- the gspB gene encoding putative general secretion pathway protein GspB, which yields MFEFYIAAREQKETGHPGIFSRQKHSTIIYVICLLLICLWFAGMVLVGGYARQLWALWIVKAEVTVDAETPAFKQSTQHYFFKKQPLPVVESVEEEDEPGVAVENAPSSSEDEENTVEESDEKAGLRERVKNALNELER from the coding sequence ATGTTTGAATTCTATATCGCCGCGCGTGAGCAGAAAGAAACGGGTCACCCTGGTATCTTCTCCCGACAAAAACACAGCACCATAATATATGTCATTTGTTTATTGCTGATTTGCCTGTGGTTTGCAGGAATGGTGTTGGTTGGTGGGTATGCCCGGCAGCTATGGGCACTTTGGATAGTAAAAGCAGAAGTCACTGTAGATGCTGAAACGCCCGCTTTTAAACAATCAACACAACACTATTTTTTCAAAAAACAGCCACTCCCCGTCGTCGAATCCGTCGAGGAGGAAGATGAACCAGGCGTCGCGGTTGAGAATGCCCCCTCTTCTTCTGAAGACGAAGAAAATACTGTAGAAGAAAGCGACGAGAAAGCCGGTTTAAGAGAGCGTGTCAAAAATGCGCTGAACGAACTTGAGAGATAA
- the rpsJ gene encoding 30S ribosomal protein S10 — MQNQRIRIRLKAFDHRLIDQATAEIVETAKRTGAQVRGPIPLPTRKERFTVLISPHVNKDARDQYEIRTHLRLVDIVEPTEKTVDALMRLDLAAGVDVQISLG; from the coding sequence ATGCAGAACCAAAGAATCCGTATCCGCCTGAAAGCGTTTGATCATCGTCTGATCGATCAAGCAACCGCGGAAATCGTCGAGACTGCTAAGCGCACTGGTGCGCAGGTCCGTGGTCCGATCCCGCTGCCGACACGCAAAGAGCGCTTCACTGTTCTGATCTCCCCGCACGTCAACAAAGACGCGCGCGATCAGTACGAAATCCGTACTCACTTGCGTCTGGTTGACATCGTTGAGCCAACCGAGAAAACCGTTGATGCTCTGATGCGTCTGGATCTGGCTGCCGGTGTAGACGTGCAGATCAGCCTGGGTTAA
- the rplC gene encoding 50S ribosomal protein L3 → MIGLVGKKVGMTRIFTEDGVSIPVTVIEVEANRVTQVKDLANDGYRAIQVTTGAKKANRVTKPEAGHFAKAGVEAGRGLWEFRLAEGEEFTVGQSISVELFADVKKVDVTGTSKGKGFAGTVKRWNFRTQDATHGNSLSHRVPGSIGQNQTPGKVFKGKKMAGQMGNERVTVQSLDVVRVDAERNLLLVKGAVPGATGSDLIVKPAVKA, encoded by the coding sequence ATGATTGGTTTAGTCGGTAAAAAAGTGGGTATGACCCGTATCTTCACAGAAGACGGCGTTTCTATCCCAGTAACCGTAATCGAAGTTGAAGCAAACCGCGTTACTCAGGTTAAAGACCTGGCTAACGATGGCTACCGTGCTATTCAGGTGACCACCGGTGCTAAAAAAGCTAACCGTGTGACCAAGCCTGAAGCTGGACACTTCGCTAAAGCTGGCGTAGAAGCTGGCCGTGGTCTGTGGGAATTCCGCCTGGCTGAAGGCGAAGAGTTCACTGTAGGTCAGAGCATTAGCGTTGAACTGTTTGCTGACGTTAAAAAAGTTGACGTAACTGGCACCTCTAAAGGTAAAGGTTTCGCAGGTACCGTTAAGCGCTGGAACTTCCGTACCCAGGACGCTACTCACGGTAACTCCTTGTCTCACCGCGTTCCGGGTTCTATCGGTCAGAACCAGACTCCGGGCAAAGTGTTCAAAGGCAAGAAAATGGCAGGTCAGATGGGTAACGAACGTGTAACCGTTCAGAGCCTTGACGTAGTACGCGTTGACGCTGAGCGCAACCTGCTGCTGGTTAAAGGCGCTGTCCCGGGTGCAACCGGTAGCGACCTGATCGTTAAACCAGCTGTGAAGGCGTAA
- the rplD gene encoding 50S ribosomal protein L4, giving the protein MELVLKDAQSALTVSETTFGRDFNEALVHQVVVAYAAGARQGTRAQKTRAEVTGSGKKPWRQKGTGRARSGSIKSPIWRSGGVTFAARPQDHSQKVNKKMYRGALKSILSELVRQDRLIVVEKFSVEAPKTKLLAQKLKDMALEDVLIITGELDENLFLAARNLHKVDVRDATGIDPVSLIAFDKVVMTADAVKQVEEMLA; this is encoded by the coding sequence ATGGAATTAGTATTGAAAGACGCGCAGAGCGCGCTGACTGTTTCCGAAACTACCTTCGGTCGTGATTTCAACGAAGCGCTGGTTCACCAGGTTGTTGTTGCTTATGCAGCTGGTGCTCGTCAGGGTACTCGTGCTCAGAAGACTCGTGCTGAAGTAACTGGTTCCGGTAAAAAACCGTGGCGCCAGAAAGGCACCGGCCGTGCGCGTTCTGGTTCTATCAAGAGCCCGATCTGGCGTTCTGGTGGCGTGACCTTTGCTGCTCGTCCGCAGGACCACAGTCAAAAAGTTAACAAGAAGATGTACCGCGGCGCGCTGAAAAGCATCCTGTCCGAACTGGTACGTCAGGATCGTCTGATCGTTGTCGAGAAGTTCTCTGTAGAAGCGCCGAAAACTAAGCTGCTGGCACAGAAACTGAAAGACATGGCTCTGGAAGATGTGCTGATCATCACCGGTGAGCTGGACGAGAACCTGTTCCTGGCTGCGCGCAACCTGCACAAGGTTGACGTACGCGATGCAACTGGTATCGACCCGGTTAGCCTGATCGCCTTCGACAAAGTCGTAATGACTGCTGATGCTGTTAAGCAAGTTGAGGAGATGCTGGCATGA
- the rplW gene encoding 50S ribosomal protein L23 produces MIREERLLKVLRAPHVSEKASTAMEKSNTIVLKVAKDATKAEIKAAVQKLFEVEVEVVNTLVVKGKVKRHGQRIGRRSDWKKAYVTLKEGQNLDFVGGAE; encoded by the coding sequence ATGATTCGTGAAGAACGTCTGCTGAAGGTGCTGCGTGCACCGCACGTTTCTGAAAAAGCGTCTACTGCGATGGAAAAATCCAACACCATCGTACTCAAAGTTGCTAAAGACGCGACCAAAGCAGAAATCAAAGCTGCTGTGCAGAAACTGTTTGAAGTCGAAGTCGAAGTCGTTAACACCCTGGTAGTTAAAGGGAAAGTTAAACGTCACGGACAGCGTATCGGTCGTCGTAGCGACTGGAAAAAAGCTTACGTCACCCTGAAAGAAGGCCAGAATCTGGACTTCGTTGGCGGCGCTGAGTAA
- the rplB gene encoding 50S ribosomal protein L2, whose product MAVVKCKPTSPGRRHVVKVVNPELHKGKPFAPLLEKNSKSGGRNNNGRITTRHIGGGHKQAYRIVDFKRNKDGIPAVVERLEYDPNRSANIALVLYKDGERRYILAPKGLKAGDQIQSGVDAAIKPGNTLPMRNIPVGSTVHNVEMKPGKGGQLARSAGTYVQIVARDGAYVTLRLRSGEMRKVEADCRATLGEVGNAEHMLRVLGKAGAARWRGVRPTVRGTAMNPVDHPHGGGEGRNFGKHPVTPWGVQTKGKKTRSNKRTDKFIVRRRSK is encoded by the coding sequence ATGGCAGTTGTTAAATGTAAACCGACATCTCCGGGTCGTCGCCACGTAGTTAAAGTGGTTAACCCTGAGCTGCACAAGGGCAAACCTTTTGCTCCGTTGCTGGAAAAAAACAGCAAATCCGGTGGTCGTAACAACAATGGCCGTATCACCACTCGTCATATCGGTGGTGGCCACAAGCAGGCTTACCGTATTGTTGACTTCAAACGCAACAAAGACGGTATCCCGGCAGTTGTTGAACGTCTTGAGTACGATCCGAACCGTTCCGCGAACATCGCGCTGGTTCTGTACAAAGACGGTGAACGCCGTTACATCCTGGCCCCTAAAGGCCTGAAAGCTGGCGACCAGATTCAGTCTGGCGTTGATGCTGCAATCAAACCAGGTAACACCCTGCCGATGCGCAACATCCCGGTTGGTTCTACTGTTCATAACGTAGAAATGAAACCAGGTAAAGGCGGTCAGCTGGCACGTTCCGCTGGTACTTACGTTCAGATCGTTGCTCGTGATGGTGCTTATGTCACCCTGCGTCTGCGTTCTGGTGAAATGCGTAAAGTAGAAGCAGACTGCCGTGCAACTCTGGGCGAAGTTGGCAATGCTGAGCATATGCTGCGCGTTCTGGGTAAAGCAGGTGCTGCACGCTGGCGTGGTGTTCGTCCGACCGTTCGCGGTACCGCGATGAACCCGGTAGACCACCCACATGGTGGTGGTGAAGGTCGTAACTTTGGTAAGCACCCGGTAACTCCGTGGGGCGTTCAGACCAAAGGTAAGAAGACCCGCAGCAACAAGCGTACTGATAAATTCATCGTACGTCGCCGTAGCAAATAA
- the rpsS gene encoding 30S ribosomal protein S19, whose product MPRSLKKGPFIDLHLLKKVEKAVESGDKKPLRTWSRRSTIFPNMIGLTIAVHNGRQHVPVFVTDEMVGHKLGEFAPTRTYRGHAADKKAKKK is encoded by the coding sequence ATGCCACGTTCTCTCAAGAAAGGTCCTTTTATTGACCTGCACTTGCTGAAGAAGGTAGAGAAAGCGGTGGAAAGCGGAGACAAGAAGCCCCTGCGCACTTGGTCCCGTCGTTCAACGATCTTTCCTAACATGATCGGTTTGACCATCGCTGTCCATAATGGTCGTCAGCACGTTCCGGTATTTGTAACCGACGAAATGGTCGGTCACAAACTGGGTGAATTCGCACCGACTCGTACTTATCGCGGCCACGCTGCTGATAAAAAAGCGAAGAAGAAATAA